One Nicotiana tomentosiformis chromosome 4, ASM39032v3, whole genome shotgun sequence genomic window carries:
- the LOC104105915 gene encoding uncharacterized protein, whose product MARAAVEWRGKWCLYKQTMIVVCSTNIFVALYVLHSLYTSVYMYPYNHTQTAFRYTSDQIRKMEESIQLRKQLEPIELINVVNRLKIELLKDEKVQQIPQHIKQKIADEILVTLKAVNANADATLLQDAVESWRKEKLKEAAEIIHEKTSNSTISPEEASLLARALEDDWTELSEEIGLWIPVQITNKEHDDKPEGEVELDDEVIAGKQLPPECRAEIHTDYGGAAVRWGLTHHKKSAYECCMACLNQAKHAKTNQKKCNIWVYCPSETGCHSPDIYQHKHQECWLKYAETPTLNFKDRYPETYRNAHPNAPVIVPWMSGVVSV is encoded by the exons ATGGCAAGAGCAGCAGTAGAGTGGAGAGGAAAATGGTGTTTATATAAGCAAACTATGATTGTTGTTTGCTCAACCAACATTTTTGTTGCTCTTTATGTGCTTCACTCTCTCTACACTTCTGTATATATGTACCCTTACAATCATACTCAAACAG CTTTTAGGTATACCTCAGATCAGATTAGGAAAATGGAAGAGTCAATTCAATTACGGAAACAACTAGAACCTATAGAACTTATTAACGTG GTAAATCGCTTAAAGATCGAACTTTTGAAGGATGAGAAGGTGCAACAAATACCGCAGCATATTAAACAGAAGATAGCAGATGAGATACTAGTAACTTTAAAAGCCGTGAATGCCAATGCCGATGCAACGCTGCTACAAG ATGCGGTGGAAAGTTGGCGGAAAGAAAAATTGAAAGAAGCTGCAGAAATTATTCATGAGAAAACATCAAATTCAACTATTTCTCCAGAGGAGGCTA GTTTACTTGCACGAGCTTTGGAGGATGACTGGACTGAGCTGTCAGAAGAAATTGGTCTCTGGATACCTGTTCAGATCACTAATAAAGAACACGACGACAAACCTGAGGGTGAAGTGGAACTTG ACGACGAAGTCATAGCTGGCAAGCAGCTTCCTCCCGAGTGTCGTGCTGAAATCCATACTGATTACGGTGGTGCTGCTGTAAGATGGGGCCTTACACACCATAAAAAATCTGCATATGAGTGTTGCATGGCTTGTTTGAATCAAGCTAAGCATGCCAAAACTAACCAAAAGAAATGTAACATATGGGTTTACTGCCCGTCAGAGACAGGATGCCACTCTCCGGACATTTATCAACACAAGCATCAGGAGTGCTGGCTGAAATAT GCAGAGACACCTACGTTGAATTTTAAGGACCGCTATCCTGAAACATACAGAAATGCTCACCCAAATGCACCAGTAATTGTTCCATGGATGTCTGGTGTTGTCAGTGTATAA
- the LOC104105916 gene encoding uncharacterized protein codes for MQEFQKGKKTVEKNYKYLVLFGKPFHLQHSKNFTFNSSPNMVFSPKQESPNHSKRCKFFSSTLKDAFANCHIFKERHSSIQSSDEDDAIDDYDDEEDVFVSIVISKYMESKCRRQTTISNDKFNWSFSPTAGDLFISAKLMQQKEENEHEIKEENEDFLSAGTRFSRCSSALSYEAFATAKTTLSRSRSSSLNRIEFQEFPRRPVIQEFSHCEGWPFGLCRKLLLLPPLPKSPSDSWSWRKSARMIKIH; via the exons ATGCAAGAATTTCAAAAGGGAAAAAAAACAGTAGAGAAAAATTACAAGTATTTAGTTCTGTTTGGGAAACCTTTTCACCTACAACACTCAAAGAATTTTACTTTCAACTCTTCTCCAAACATGGTCTTCTCTCCTAAGCAAGAATCACCAAATCACTCCAAGAGATGCAAATTCTTCTCTTCAACTCTCAAGGATGCATTTGCCAATTGCCACATTTTTAAGGAAAGACATTCTAGTATTCAGAGCTCAGACGAAGACGATGCAATCGATGATTATGATGATGAAGAGGAC GTGTTTGTATCAATAGTAATAAGTAAATACATGGAGTCAAAATGCAGAAGACAGACAACCATCTCAAATGACAAGTTCAACTGGAGTTTCTCGCCAACAGCAGGAGATTTATTCATATCCGCAAAGCTAATGCAACAAAAGGAGGAAAATGAACATGAAATAAAGGAAGAAAACGAGGATTTCCTCTCTGCTGGTACTCGTTTTTCGCGCTGCTCGAGTGCTTTAAGCTATGAGGCATTTGCCACAGCTAAGACAACCCTTTCTCGTTCTCGTTCTTCAAGCTTGAACAGGATTGAGTTTCAAGAATTTCCTAGACGCCCTGTTATTCAGGAATTCTCTCACTGTGAAGGATGGCCATTTGGTCTATGCCGTAAACTGTTGTTACTTCCTCCTTTGCCAAAATCCCCATCTGATTCTTGGTCATGGCGAAAGAGTGCAAGAATGATCAAGATACACTAG
- the LOC104105919 gene encoding succinate dehydrogenase subunit 5, mitochondrial-like translates to MEKMVLMRSLYRSICRRSTVFGAAAATTSAVNHQSLRHLHFSSQSFSASPRNPVTEWRHPFTMAMGSMRSFSEDLSHMPDIKDPEVKRAFKDLMAASWHELPDAVVYDAKNAVSKSTDDKTGQEALASVFRAAEAVEEFTGILISLKMEIDDAIGLSGEDVKPLSKEVSDALQIVFQRYNTYMSAFGPEEGYLRKKVEMELGTRMIHLKMRCSGLDSEWGKVTVLGTSGLAGSYVEHRA, encoded by the exons ATGGAGAAAATGGTGCTGATGCGATCTTTGTATCGATCGATATGCCGCAGATCTACTGTCTTCGGCGCGGCCGCCGCCACAACCTCCGCCGTCAATCACCAGTCCCTCCGCCACCTCCATTTCTCATCCCAATCTTTCTCAGCTTCTCCTAGAAACCCTGTTACAG AATGGAGGCATCCTTTCACAATGGCAATGGGAAGCATGCGTTCTTTCAGCGAGGATTTGTCTCACATGCCTGACATAAAAGATCCGGAGGTCAAACGTGCTTTTAAAGACTTAATGGCTGCAAGCTGGCACGAGCTCCCAGATGCTGTCGTCTATGATGCCAAGAATGCAGTGTCCAAGAGTACTGATGACAAAACCGGCCAGGAAGCTTTGGCGAGTGTTTTCCGCGCCGCGGAGGCAGTTGAGGAGTTCACTGGGATTCTCATATCTCTGAAAATGGAAATTGATGATGCTATCGGTTTAAGTGGTGAG GATGTGAAGCCTCTGTCAAAAGAAGTCTCTGATGCACTGCAAATAGTATTTCAACGCTACAACACATACATGAGTGCCTTTGGGCCAGAGGAGGGATATTTGAGGAAGAAAGTTGAGATGGAACTAGGGACTAGGATGATACACTTGAAGATGAGATGCAGCGGCCTTGATTCTGAATGGGGAAAG GTTACAGTACTTGGGACTTCTGGACTTGCTGGTTCTTATGTTGAGCATAGAGCATAG
- the LOC104105920 gene encoding probable carboxylesterase 2 encodes MDTANNLEIVHDIFPYLQVYKNGTVKRLVGTEFAPATYDPQTGVYSKDILVNPKTGVSARIYRPNSATKSQKLPLVVYFHGGAFCISSVGDPKYHDSLNVFVSKANVVLVSVDYRLVPEHPLPTAYEDSWSVLKWVAAHNSKHGSEVWLNELVNFDSVFLAGDSAGANISHFMAIRAGKSDEALGMKFSGMLMISPYFWGEKPIGIEVKDPRKAMVDKWWEFVCPSDKGNDDPLINPFVDEAPKLEEVVCDRILICVAEMDILRDRGILYYESLLKSQWKGKAEIIETKGEDHVFHIFNPTSEKALDLVKCWAVFINEK; translated from the exons ATGGACACAGCCAACAATCTTGAAATTGTCCATGATATTTTTCCTTATTTACAAGTGTACAAAAATGGAACTGTCAAAAGACTTGTAGGCACTGAATTTGCACCAGCAACGTATGATCCTCAAACTGGTGTTTATTCCAAAGATATCTTAGTTAATCCAAAAACTGGCGTTTCTGCCCGGATTTACAGACCAAATTCAGCAACAAAATCACAGAAACTTCCTTTAGTGGTTTACTTTCATGGTGGAGCATTTTGTATATCTTCTGTTGGTGATCCTAAGTATCATGATTCTCTCAATGTGTTTGTGTCCAAAGCTAATGTTGTTCTTGTCTCGGTCGATTATAGATTAGTTCCAGAACATCCTCTTCCAACAGCTTATGAAGATTCTTGGTCTGTTCTTAAATGGGTTGCTGCACATAACTCAAAACATGGGTCTGAAGTTTGGTTGAATGAGCTTGTTAACTTTGATAGTGTGTTCTTGGCTGGAGATAGTGCAG GTGCTAATATTTCACACTTCATGGCAATCCGAGCTGGGAAATCAGACGAAGCTTTAGGAATGAAGTTTTCTGGGATGCTCATGATTAGTCCATATTTCTGGGGAGAAAAACCTATTGGTATAGAGGTTAAAGATCCAAGAAAAGCAATGGTGGATAAATGGTGGGAATTTGTTTGTCCATCAGATAAAGGGAATGACGACCCTTTAATCAATCCTTTTGTTGATGAAGCACCAAAGCTTGAAGAAGTGGTTTGTGATAGGATTCTTATTTGTGTTGCAGAAATGGATATTCTGAGAGATAGAGGGATATTGTATTATGAATCTCTGTTGAAGAGTCAGTGGAAAGGAAAAGCAGAAATCATTGAAACTAAAGGGGAAGATCATGTTTTCCACATCTTTAATCCGACTAGTGAGAAAGCACTTGATTTGGTCAAATGTTGGGCTGTTTTTATTAATGAAAAGTAA